One region of Rhizoctonia solani chromosome 9, complete sequence genomic DNA includes:
- a CDS encoding tryptophanyl-tRNA synthetase, with translation MSVSPETRFELITRNLQEVLGGDIIKSVLDEGKTPKCYWGTAPTGRPHIGYFVPLMKIADFLAAGVEVTILLADVHAFLDNLKAPLELVAHRVSYYSNLLKATFESLGVPVDRLKFVVGSSYQLTKEYNMDNYRLCATVTEHDAKKAGAEVVKQVSSPLLSGLLYPGLQALDEQYLDCDFQFGGVDQRKIFTFAELYLPKLGYRKRAHLMNAMVPGLTGGKMSSSEANSKIDFLDPPAAIKKKIKGAFCEEGVVENNGVLAFVRAVLMRIVEGRLAQGIPLSQMQPLVAADAPDGTLFTISRKPEYGGPAHFASANDLESAYTAKEIHPGDLKAAVAESVASILEPIQKAFEASQEWKDVEKLAYPPPVVEVKKKKEKIYHPPPPGKGKKTTQVTVTDVKSAKTELPEADTASESTAIGLEHSKTDSIQAD, from the exons ATGTCTGTCAGCCCAGAGACTCGGTTTGAACTTATTACTCGTAATCTACAAGAGGTTCTAGGAGGAGATATCATCAAGTCCGTATTAGATGAGGGAAAGACGCCTAAATGCTACTGGG GGACGGCCCCGACCGGTCGAC CTCATATCGGATACTTTGTACCACTAATGAAGATCGCAGATTTTTTAGCTGCGGGAGTGGAG GTGACTATTTTGCTAGCAG ACGTACACGCTTTCCTAGATAACCTCAAAGCGCCGTTGGAACTGGTTGCCCATCGGGTCTCTTACTATTCGAATCTTTTAAAGGCAACATTCGAATCACTTGGCGTTCCTGTCGATCGCCTCAAGTTCGTTGTCGGATCTTCTTATCAACTCACTAAAGAATACAATATGGACAACTATCGCCTCTGTGCTACTGTAACAGAACACGATGCAAAAAAAGCCGGTGCAGAGGTTGTAAAGCAAGTCTCCAGTCCTTTGCTTAGCGGATTACTCTATCCTGGGCTTCAAGCCCTTGATGAACAATACCTGGACTGTGACTTCCAGTTTGGTGGAGTCGATCAG CGAAAGATCTTTACATTCGCCGAGCTGTATCTTCCCAAGCTAGGTTATCGAAAACGAGCCCACCTCATGAATGCTATGGTTCCGGGTCTAACAGGAGGAAAGATGTCCTCCTCGGAGGCTAATTCGAAGATCGATTTCCTTGACCCACCCGCTGCAATTAAGAAAAAAATCAAGGGTGCATTCTGCGAGGAGGGAGTGGTGGAAAACAATGGCGTTTTGGCTTTTGTGCGTGCAGTACTCATGCGTATTGTTGAAGGTCGATTGGCACAAGGCATTCCGCTAAGTCAAATGCAGCCTCTGGTTGCTGCTGATGCTCCTGATGGTACTCTTTTCACCATTTCTCGTAAGCCGGAGTACGGTGGACCAGCTCATTTTGCAAGTGCCAATGATTTGGAGAGTGCCTACACCGCCAAAGAGATACATCCAGGAGATCTCAAAGCTGCCGTCGCCGAGTCGGTTGCGTCGATACTCGAACCAATTCAAAAGGCGTTTGAAGCAAGTCAAGAGTGGAAGGATGTAGAGAAGCTAGCGTACCCGCCTCCAGTTGTGGAGGTTAAGAAAAAGAAG GAGAAAATCTACCATCCTCCTCCTCCAGGCAAAGGCAAAAAGACCACTCAAGTCACTGTAACCGATGTCAAATCTGCGAAGACCGAGCTACCGGAGGCTGATACCGCTTCGGAGTCTACAGCAATCGGATTAGAACACTCTAAAACTGATTCTATTCAAGCTGATTAA